The sequence GGAGGTAGCACGGGCGCTGCCAGCCGAACATGTTGTAGGTCGGGTTCCCCCAGGGGGTGCACTCGAAGTCCTGCTTGCCCATGAGGAACTGGAGGAAGAGCGGCGACTGGTTGAACTTCCAGCGCCGCTTCGGATTCGCGAGCATGGTCCCGAACAGCTCGTGGGCGCGCTGGCGGCGGAGGAAGTGCTCCTGGTCGGGCGCCTTCGAGTAGCTGTAGCCCGGCGACACCATCATGCCCTCGACGCCCAGGTCCATCATCGCGTCGAAGAACTCGCGCACGCGCAGCGGGTTGGCGCCGTCGAAGAGCGTCGTGTTGGTGGTCACGCGGAAGCCCCGGCGCAGCGCCTCGCGGATCCCCTCCACCGCCTCGTCGAAGACGCCATCGCGGCACACCGCCTCGTCGTGCTCCTCGCGCAGGCCGTCCATGTGGATGCTGAAGGAGAGATACTTCGAGGGCTCGAAGATCCCCGCCTCGAGCTTCTCCTTGAGGAGGATCGCGTTGGTGCAGAGGTAGACGTACTTCTTCCGCGCGACGAGCTCGCGCACGAGGGGGCCGATCTCCGGGTACATGAGCGGCTCGCCGCCGGGGATCGACACCATCGGCGCGCCGCACTCGTCCACCGCGGCGAGGCACTGCTCGACGCTCAGGTGCTTCTTGAGGATCTGCGCCGGGTACTGGATCTTGCCGCACCCCGCGCAGGCCAGGTTGCAGCGGAAGAGCGGCTCGAGCATGAGCACGAGCGGATAGCGCGCGTTGCCCCGGAGCCGCTGCCCGAGGACGTACGACGCGACCGCCCACATCTGCGAGAGGGGTACGCTCATGCCTGCTGGACTCCCCGGCTGGGGAGCGCCGGCGCCGCGCCCGGCTCCCCCCGCACGTATCGAATCGTCGCGCCCATCGCGGCGTGGAGCGCGATGCCGGCGGCGAGCAGCGCCCACTCGCCGATCCACGCCGTGACCGCCAGATTGAATGCGAGCACGACGTAGTATAGCGCGACTCCGGTCCAGACGCGTCCACCGAGCGCGGACACCGCGACCGGAGCCCCGTGCGCCTGTGGCGGGCCACCGACAGACCCCGCGAGCAACAG comes from Candidatus Methylomirabilota bacterium and encodes:
- the hpnH gene encoding adenosyl-hopene transferase HpnH; this translates as MSVPLSQMWAVASYVLGQRLRGNARYPLVLMLEPLFRCNLACAGCGKIQYPAQILKKHLSVEQCLAAVDECGAPMVSIPGGEPLMYPEIGPLVRELVARKKYVYLCTNAILLKEKLEAGIFEPSKYLSFSIHMDGLREEHDEAVCRDGVFDEAVEGIREALRRGFRVTTNTTLFDGANPLRVREFFDAMMDLGVEGMMVSPGYSYSKAPDQEHFLRRQRAHELFGTMLANPKRRWKFNQSPLFLQFLMGKQDFECTPWGNPTYNMFGWQRPCYLLQEGYAKTFRELLETTQWERYGRQSGNEKCRDCMVHCGYEPTAVNHTFSSWRGFRDTVVATVTGRF